The following are encoded in a window of Bradyrhizobium guangdongense genomic DNA:
- a CDS encoding ABC transporter ATP-binding protein: protein MTELLRAEGLSAFYGPSRILFDVNLVLQEKRTLALLGRNGAGKSTTMKTLAGIVPARSGRIIFAGQDITRMPPHARARLGLAYVPEDRQVFPEHSVEDNLLIAAKSGPDGRRGWTLPRIWDTFPLLENLRAREAGRLSGGEQQLLVIARALMGNPLVLLLDEPSEGLAPMVVATISRMLRELGASGATILLAEQNMHFCLRIAEEAVVIDKGKVVHQQDTVGLARNEDIRRRYLAM from the coding sequence ATGACGGAGCTCCTACGCGCCGAAGGATTGAGCGCCTTTTACGGTCCCAGCCGGATACTGTTCGATGTCAACCTCGTGCTCCAAGAGAAGCGCACGCTGGCGCTACTCGGCCGCAATGGCGCGGGCAAGAGCACGACCATGAAGACGCTTGCCGGGATCGTGCCGGCCAGGAGCGGCCGCATCATCTTCGCCGGCCAAGACATCACCCGCATGCCGCCGCATGCGCGCGCTAGGCTCGGTCTCGCCTATGTGCCCGAGGATCGCCAAGTGTTCCCCGAGCACAGCGTGGAAGACAATCTCCTAATTGCAGCCAAGAGCGGTCCCGATGGACGGCGCGGCTGGACGCTGCCGCGCATTTGGGACACCTTCCCGCTGCTCGAAAATCTTCGCGCCCGCGAGGCGGGCCGCCTGTCCGGCGGCGAGCAACAGTTGCTGGTGATCGCGCGGGCTCTGATGGGCAATCCCTTGGTTCTCTTGCTCGATGAGCCAAGCGAAGGCCTCGCTCCCATGGTGGTCGCCACCATCAGCAGGATGCTACGCGAACTGGGAGCAAGCGGCGCTACCATCCTGCTTGCTGAACAGAACATGCATTTTTGCCTGCGAATTGCGGAGGAGGCCGTAGTCATCGATAAAGGCAAAGTGGTGCACCAACAGGACACTGTCGGTCTCGCCAGGAACGAGGATATCCGCCGGCGTTATCTTGCCATGTAG